In Dermacentor variabilis isolate Ectoservices chromosome 1, ASM5094787v1, whole genome shotgun sequence, the genomic stretch GTTGGCAAAATGGAACCAAAGCATGCACGAAGTGTGGAAGACAGGTGGCCGAAAGAAGACTCAAGCGGAACACGAACATTATCATTACGTTATGCAACCCTTAGTGATGAAGAGCCAAAGTTCTTTCTGAGCTAGCGTTGCCAACTCTCGAGTGGATGAGGTCGCACAGAGGGAGTTGGGTGTTGTGGAGGGGGGCGGCTGACAGTGTTacccagcacccccccccccaatcagtGCCAGAATCCGCCAGTCTGTACGTGCAACAAAGTTGAACTATTTTTTTTACTCCTACCATGTTGCGATTTAAACAAGAAAGGTGCAGTATAATTGGCCGACTAATACGGCTACCAATATAAATAGAGGTATAGTAACAGAGGTACTGCGAACGGTTAGGGCTCACAAAAGAGCTCAAACCACAACAAAAACGAAACTGCCTTTATGTTTATGACAATGCAACAGAAGACCAAATATAATGCACAACCAGACTGTCATGCACAATAAAAAGTAAATCTGGTCTATTTATTGTTATGCAGTATATAAAGAGAACAAATGTCGGGACTGTTCCGGTAAATCCAGGGCAGTTGGAAACCCTATTCTGAGTATGCACCAAGACATATAGGAAGACCACAAGCAAGTCAGTCATGTTTGCAAAGGAAGAAATGCACAGTTGTAATAAATAGAACTTTATGTACAATACATTGGCATGTGGGTGAGAAGTTTGAAGACTTCGAAAACCCCCTCATCCACATGCCTGCACAAAAAGATTTAAACATTTTCTGTTTTTCCATCAGATCAGAGGTGCATGAATATTCGAAAGGGTGTGAAAACATTCAAAATTTCAAATACAAATTGAATAATATTTGCTATTTGATTCAATAATTCACTATTCGAATATAATCAATACAAGTGGAGACTGTTCTGAATGTAACCACAGCAATTGTGCAAAGGCAGCACACAGTAGATAACTTCTGGTCAATCATTTTCAGTTATTTAATAATGATGGATAGCCTTCATGCAGCCTAAAGACTTGTGGTCTCAAATTCAGTGAATCAATTTCTTATTTAACCAGTCTCGCCATATTAGCATCCTTTAAAATGATATGCAGTTTTGCAGTATTACACTAAGCTAATTCaacaaacgcaacactttgcgtGCTTGTGCATGGAGTAGTGCTCTTCGTTTGTTTCATTACTGCGATTGTCATGGTGCACCAGATGCAATCACCTTTCAGTAGTTACTATTTGCAAGCATCTCACTTGACTGCACATCCAATTAAGTGTCATTGCACACATGAAGTAATGGAAATAACATTTTTGAGCTATATAAGCTCGAGTGAACTTGTATAGTTAGAATTTTCCAGAAGTAAGAAAATATTCCATATTCTATATTATATCTGAAGGGTGTTTTTTCAAATATATTCAATTCAACTAAAGAATTTCGCTATTTTAGCATTCCTACTAGAAAGTGCTCAGAGTTATGCCATATTCATGTGGCCAATCTACATGTGGCCTCCCTCTATGCCGCTTTCTGTAAATCAGCTAGTGCTGATGTCACATGACAGGTATCATAGTCCACAACAGGAACGCAGCTCCAACATtccatttttttaattttctcgcttacaaaagctGTTTGCACTAAGAATGCATTTGATATTACAcaagcctaatctttcaatcgAGCTTGACttaacattttcttttcagtgTCCCTTCAATCCTTTGATTGTTGGATTTTTTCAGAGGTGATGCACCTCCAGTGTCGGGTTcttttctcgaatattataaaaCAAGCACAGTGGCTATTTTTGGTTATGCAGAAGGAAGACAAAATCGCACAGATAATGGCAAATGCTCCTATGGTATGCTCCACAAAAACACAAAAACGAACTGGTACATCAGGGACACTCAAAGAGTTAATGGAGCCAAAACAGGAACCCAACTCTTGCTCATAACATACATTTTCTCAATGTGCATACCTGCTAAGACAAATATTACAAACTTCATTCCTTCCAAAGCAGCAGCACAGCTTTCTTCTTCCGCGGCGTGCTTGATTTAGTGCCCCTTTAGAAACAGGCTTGGCCGAAGCTGTAGTTGCCTGCTGCAATTTGCCAGCTGCTGTTGCAACATTATGCACATTGATTGTGTGAAGTGGTGGCCCCATGTGTGCTGGCAGGCACTGGCGCTTCACTTGAGCTTTCTGGAGTGAACAAAGAGAAATAAATTTAATGAAAGCTTCTCACTGGAGACAATATGGAGAAATACTGAATGAAAAATTGCAAAGTCCATACTTGGTTTTCTTGGTCAAGTGTTCTGGCTCTCTTTCTTGATGGGGGGTTTTGTGATGATGGCATCAATTCCTTCAGCAATGGTCCTGGTGGCTTTGGTTCTGAGTCACTAGACCCACCACCTAGCCGCTGGGCAAGGCCGAAGTCAACTAAAGAAAATCTATGAACCAAAAACCAAAAATGTTTCCAAGACGTTTCCCTTGCAGCATTAGCAGTCAACTTAAATTTGAAAAACTTGCAAGAGGAAATGGCAAGATGACCTGACCTTTTACATTTGCGACTATAGAGAAAGTTGCTTGGTTTGATATCCCTGTGAATGATGTTGAATGAATGAACTCTTCTTAGTGCAATGAAGAGCTGGGTCATATACTCTTGCACTTCAGTGACACTCAATTTATACACGAAGTCCTGCAAGTGTGAGAGGACACAAGTGAAGGCAATAATGTATGAGCCACTACTGCAATAGTTCTGAGGCAACACTTACTGGAAACTTCTCATGAGGAAAGTACGGCATCACAATGGCCACATGACCTTTGTGCAAAAAGCACATCTTCACATCCATGACATTGCTACTGCCCCTGAATAGGAGAAAGACCATCCACACTTATCCTGTGACATACTGTTCAGATGGCCGAAAATAAAAAGCACTGCAATGTTGCAGATATCAGCAAATTAACAGTGGAGTTGCATGCTGCAGCCAAAGCAAAACTAAGAATGATGATCACTCCACAAGTCTAGAAATCATGCAGGCAATGCAACTGGTGATCTGCAGCTTTCATGGTTTCTTGGCTACTGTAAGTAGTTATCACGCAACGTCAGATGCAGCTTCTCACCATGCTGGTATTCCAACATGGCAGTCATGATGACATCAGTGCAGCATACGCACTACCAACAATCCCTCAATCCTACCAAATGTAAACTCATGTCCTTCTCTCGCCATCACAATCCCTATCGCTACGATTATTCAATTTCTAACACATCGATTGAACTAGtacaatcatataaatatctaggagtcaCCCTCTCTTCCAATTTATCATGGCGCCCCCATATCAATAACATCAGTTCAGCATCAAACAAAACACTGTTTTCTAAAGCACCACCTTCACCTTGCCCCACCACACATTAAATTGTTTGCGTATAAAGCCCTTGCAAGACCCAAATTAGAACATACAgctgccatctggagcccgcaTCAAGCGTATCTAATCACAGCAGTGGAAGCCATTCAAAATCATGCCGCCCAATTCATCCATTCCTCATGTTCATACGACAGTATTTCATCTTTGAAAGCCCAATCCGGACTACCGTCCCTTCCTATCATCTCCGCATTGCTAGCCTCGCCCTTTTTCACAAGTTTATTTATTCTTCTCTCAATCAAACACTGTATATTACAGCCACAGCACGCATATCCTACCGCACAAGTCATCCATTTCGAGTTACTTGTCCGCCATCGCACACTATTACATTTTCTGCTTCATTATTTTTTAGAGCAGCTACAAACTGGAACAGCCCACCCTATGACATCGTCTCCATCGCTACATCTACTTTTCAAGAACATGTAACTATCCTCTTCAATGTTAAATAATCTtcgctgtttgttttttgttattCGAAATATAATCCCACCCCTTACGCAACACCCCCTGAAATGGGGGCCTTTAGGGAAATAAGTAAACTTAACAGTAACCTGCTTCGTAATGATAGAGGTGCAGCGATCTGTGCAAGAACCACAGAAGAACCCTGGCACAATGTAGTTGCCTCACTAGGAATGTGCCCTCCTGTGCTCATGTTTATTACTGTTTACACAGGTTCTTATCACACTGGTGTACCAACATGGTGGCTACAATGACGTTAATGCAAGCTACCTATACCAATTCAAACCTACATTACCTCACTTGAACACTAGCACAAAAAGGGCCGagttgagaaaaaagaaaagcaaccttGCAAATCATGAGTGCAATGAAAACATTGTACACATAGGCTACATACACAAAGCTCAGAAGAGTTTTCGCACCTCAGCCATTTTCAGTGCACCTAAAAATGTTTGCTCGTGCCCAAGATACATTCACAAATTTACTACACTGCCAGTAGAACATTCTGCTCAATAAAGCCTATATTTATGGGGTTAACATATTTACAGATATCTGCCAGTTGTGTGCCAAGTTCATAATGCGCAAAACAGCTGCAAGAAAACCAACTCAGCACAAGTGAAACAAGATGGCaagtcgggctagttggttggtgCTCAACACAATCTTTTTTTGAAGTGCAGCACCTAATGCACAAAAATTGAAGAGAGAACCTGTCTcgtctacctttttttttttttttcactctattACTGTGCATTACCTGTTGCGCTTCAAAAAACATTATATACTAGAAGTGAGCAAAGTATATATAAAAAATGGCAGTGAATTAAATTAACAAACAGCAGGCAATTCAAAGTTGTACTTGTGATAGCTGTGACTCAATAGCTAAATAGCAAATTCAATGAGATAGCACCAATTTTACATGTGACCAACAGAAAGTGTAAGCAGGAGCAGTGACTACACACATGTTAGGAACATGGTTTCTCTTGACTGCTAAAaatgcaatagcaattatactgCCATACAAGCATGCCAGTGTTTTATAGATATAAATAAGAAGCATGCAAGTGCATCCTTTAGAAATATGAATGCAAGTGAATGCAACATGTTCATGCTGATGACAGTAACCAAATGGCAAAATAGCAAGGGAAATGTCCCAGAGCACACAAGTGGCTTACATGAGCAAATAGTACATTTACCAACAGATAGCTTACACCCTGGAGGAAGGAAACAAAACCTCTATTGCTTGCACTGACATCCCAGCTACCACATTAGTGGTAAAAAGTGTTTCGCAGAAACTCTTGATGCTGCAGCAATACTGTGTTATGCTATTAGCAAAGCATACCTTTCCTCACCTGAACACCACTGGCTAAAGAAAGAGCTTCATTTACTGTTACCTTGCTTAAGACCGGGAACGCATAACACAATACATGCCACTACACCAGCACTGGTGGAATTGAAGATGGCTTGGAGAAGTAATGCTACAACTTTATACTCTTACCCAATTAGTCTGAGGCACTGTAGTTCATTTGCAATTCGAGAAGGGTGACTCGTGGGAATTAAAAATTTAATGGCGAATTCCATGTGCACTGCACTTGACTTCAGTCTTGCTTTGTAGACATGACTGAATGTACCTGCAAACAACAGCCGGCATTTTATTTGTCAGGTTGCACTATAATCATTTACTGCTGCAGTACGTACCTTCACCAATCTTGCCATCCAAAATGAAATGTTTCTGAACTTGTGGAATGTAGGAGTACAAGCAAACACTGTCATCATTGCAATCTGCAGAAACTGAACAATTTTTTTATTAGAATGGCTCTTTTACATTGTGCAGGTAAAAGTTCTATTCGTGGCGCTGCCGCATCTACTACCGGTATAAAAGCCTGGATTCCCTGAAAAATGCCAGAAGAAACTACAGGGCCGCTTGACGGCTTTCTAGACAACCCGCTAGCCGGGCCAACATCATCGTAGCTCGGTATTTCTGCCTGACATACGCA encodes the following:
- the LOC142580976 gene encoding cell division cycle 7-related protein kinase-like produces the protein MAVQVLTPFEKVAVEQEYRRQLGGLVKTLHSARASSSVMLSANTAISADCNDDSVCLYSYIPQVQKHFILDGKIGEGTFSHVYKARLKSSAVHMEFAIKFLIPTSHPSRIANELQCLRLIGGSSNVMDVKMCFLHKGHVAIVMPYFPHEKFPDFVYKLSVTEVQEYMTQLFIALRRVHSFNIIHRDIKPSNFLYSRKCKRFSLVDFGLAQRLGGGSSDSEPKPPGPLLKELMPSSQNPPSRKRARTLDQENQKAQVKRQCLPAHMGPPLHTINVHNVATAAGKLQQATTASAKPVSKGALNQARRGRRKLCCCFGRNEVCNICLSRPAEIAPRAGTPGFRAPEVLLKYRNQTTAVDMWSAGVIFLSLLSGRYPFFRAQDDLTALAEIITVIGSIPVQMAAEKMGKLLTVSHEKPVLDLKTLCERLRGTRAKTGQTADGAEKAHFRYHESWLRVPDSAYDLLCKLLDPDPTTRITAEDALKHDFLKESLC